One genomic window of Haliotis asinina isolate JCU_RB_2024 chromosome 4, JCU_Hal_asi_v2, whole genome shotgun sequence includes the following:
- the LOC137281434 gene encoding D-beta-hydroxybutyrate dehydrogenase-like isoform X1: MDGKVALVTGSTTGIGLGIASHLAEKGCSIILTGLGSQELIDSILKDLKKYKGRVDYVPADLFDPVSIANFCDKVCDIHPDGVDILVNNAGIQYVRAVEDYPLEKWNQMIAITLTAPFLLTKHFLPRMKQKGWGRIINMSSQMAVISTNGKAPYSAAKSGLVGFTKGVALEAAEFGVTCNAICPGFVDAPMAIRQMEDLSIEKGISFQAAREHFTNAHPTKKAVTIEEVCGLVDFLCTSSADNMTASAILMDGGNVAH; the protein is encoded by the exons ATGGACGGTAAAGTTGCCTTGGTAACAGGATCCACAACGGGCATTGGTCTAGGAATAGCCAGTCATCTCGCAGAGAAAGGATGTTCGATCATTTTGACTGGTTTGGGCAGCCAAGAGCTCATCGATTCCATCCTGAAGGATTTAAAAAA ATACAAAGGTCGAGTTGACTATGTTCCTGCTGACCTCTTTGACCCTGTGTCCATAGCAAACTTCTGTGACAAGGTCTGCGATATACACCCAGATGGGGTTGATATCCTCGTTAACAATGCAG GTATTCAGTACGTTAGAGCCGTCGAAGACTACCCCTTGGAGAAGTGGAACCAGATGATTGCAATAACCCTGACGGCGCCATTTCTTCTCACCAAACACTTCCTGCCACGGATGAAACAgaagg GTTGGGGTCGCATCATCAACATGTCGTCACAGATGGCAGTGATCAGCACCAATGGCAAAGCTCCATACTCCGCAGCTAAATCCGGTCTCGTGGGCTTCACTAAG GGCGTGGCGCTAGAGGCTGCTGAATTCGGCGTGACGTGCAACGCGATCTGCCCTGGGTTTGTTGATGCTCCAA TGGCTATTCGGCAGATGGAGGATTTGTCTATTGAAAAGGGAATAAGCTTCCAGGCTGCGAGG GAACATTTCACCAATGCGCATCCAACCAAGAAAGCTGTCACAATTGAAGAG GTGTGTGGTCTTGTTGACTTCCTGTGCACATCATCAGCCGACAACATGACGGCAAGCGCCATCTTGATGGACGGCGGGAACGTTGCTCACTAG
- the LOC137281434 gene encoding D-beta-hydroxybutyrate dehydrogenase-like isoform X2, giving the protein MIRYKGRVDYVPADLFDPVSIANFCDKVCDIHPDGVDILVNNAGIQYVRAVEDYPLEKWNQMIAITLTAPFLLTKHFLPRMKQKGWGRIINMSSQMAVISTNGKAPYSAAKSGLVGFTKGVALEAAEFGVTCNAICPGFVDAPMAIRQMEDLSIEKGISFQAAREHFTNAHPTKKAVTIEEVCGLVDFLCTSSADNMTASAILMDGGNVAH; this is encoded by the exons ATACAAAGGTCGAGTTGACTATGTTCCTGCTGACCTCTTTGACCCTGTGTCCATAGCAAACTTCTGTGACAAGGTCTGCGATATACACCCAGATGGGGTTGATATCCTCGTTAACAATGCAG GTATTCAGTACGTTAGAGCCGTCGAAGACTACCCCTTGGAGAAGTGGAACCAGATGATTGCAATAACCCTGACGGCGCCATTTCTTCTCACCAAACACTTCCTGCCACGGATGAAACAgaagg GTTGGGGTCGCATCATCAACATGTCGTCACAGATGGCAGTGATCAGCACCAATGGCAAAGCTCCATACTCCGCAGCTAAATCCGGTCTCGTGGGCTTCACTAAG GGCGTGGCGCTAGAGGCTGCTGAATTCGGCGTGACGTGCAACGCGATCTGCCCTGGGTTTGTTGATGCTCCAA TGGCTATTCGGCAGATGGAGGATTTGTCTATTGAAAAGGGAATAAGCTTCCAGGCTGCGAGG GAACATTTCACCAATGCGCATCCAACCAAGAAAGCTGTCACAATTGAAGAG GTGTGTGGTCTTGTTGACTTCCTGTGCACATCATCAGCCGACAACATGACGGCAAGCGCCATCTTGATGGACGGCGGGAACGTTGCTCACTAG
- the LOC137281433 gene encoding inosine-uridine preferring nucleoside hydrolase-like: protein MGRKLILDVDTGIDDAAAIILALSHPDVEVLGVTCVSGNVHVDKVIENTLRVLKVCDRLNVPVFRGADSPIIPHNREPAFFHGNDGLGETDWDEEIDTSVVQSEHAVNALIRLVNMFPGEITLVPVGPLTNIALALKIDPEFGKKVKNVYIMGGNYKGIGNVTMNGEFNFHSDPEAAFISLHGLSNINIIPWETCMDAEIPWASYDKWMSADTQKSKFVERITNYWVVKRDFRNTRAGIRLCDLKAMVACIDETAILEKKKVYATIELCGAVTRGQMAVDWRAHSTETPNVTVVTKLCTEAVALLFADALS, encoded by the exons ATGGGAAGAAAACTAATTTTGGACGTTGACACTGGCATCGATGACGCAGCCGCCATTATCCTGGCACTGAGTCACCCGGATGTGGAAGTGCTTGGTGTCACGTGTGTAAGCGGCAACGTCCACGTGGATAAAGTCATTGAGAATACATTGAGAGTTCTCAAAGTGTGTGATCGACTAAAT GTTCCGGTCTTCAGGGGAGCGGATTCCCCGATTATACCTCACAACCGTGAACCAGCTTTCTTCCATGGCAACGACGGACTGGGGGAAACGGACTGGGACGAAGAGATCGACACAAGTGTCGTCCAATCAGAACATGCCGTCAATGCTCTTATTCGATTGGTCAACATGTTTCCAG GGGAGATTACTCTAGTTCCTGTTGGACCACTTACCAACATTGCACTGGCACTGAAAATAGACCCGGAGTTTGGCAAGAAGGTGAAGAACGTCTACATCATGGGTGGTAACTATAAAG GTATAGGAAACGTCACGATGAACGGAGAGTTCAACTTCCACTCGGACCCGGAGGCGGCCTTCATCAGCCTGCACGGCCTCAGTAACATCAATATTATCCCATGGGAGACTTGCATGGACGCAGAGATTCCATGG GCCTCATACGACAAATGGATGTCAGCTGACACTCAAAAAAGCAAGTTTGTGGAGAGAATAACGAATTACTGGGTTGTGAAACGCGACTTTCGGAATACACGTGCGGGCATCCGGTTGTGCGATCTGAAGGCCATGGTTGCCTGTATCGACGAAACGGCGATCTTGGAAAAGAAGAAGGTTTATGCAACGATAGAACTTTGCGGCGCTGTAACAAGAGGGCAAATGGCTGTCGACTGGCGGGCACATTCTACCGAGACACCAAATGTCACCGTTGTGACTAAACTATGTACCGAGGCTGTGGCGCTACTGTTTGCAGATGCCCTGAGTTGA